The following proteins come from a genomic window of Pseudomonas putida:
- a CDS encoding chemotaxis protein CheW yields the protein MTTRPQGASLTAFELLLDIDRRCRLLVADQPPQDTRLQQWSGIGFRVAGQWFVAPMGEVAEVSREPRSSRVPGVQPWVCGVANLRGRLLPVMDLSSFFGLGPAASGKQRRVLVLDHEDLFVGLLVDEVLGLQHFALDTLELSPPQPLIRAAVRFVQGHFPRERNWAIFSPFALAQAPGFLDVAL from the coding sequence TTGACCACCCGCCCCCAAGGCGCGTCGCTGACCGCCTTCGAGCTGTTGCTGGACATCGACCGGCGATGCCGACTGCTGGTTGCCGACCAGCCGCCGCAGGACACGCGCCTGCAGCAATGGAGCGGTATCGGCTTTCGCGTTGCCGGGCAGTGGTTCGTCGCGCCGATGGGCGAGGTGGCCGAAGTGTCGCGCGAGCCGCGCAGCAGTCGGGTGCCGGGCGTGCAGCCTTGGGTTTGCGGGGTAGCCAATCTGCGCGGCAGGTTGTTGCCGGTGATGGACCTGAGCAGCTTTTTCGGCCTCGGTCCTGCGGCATCGGGCAAGCAGCGACGCGTGCTGGTGCTGGACCATGAGGACCTGTTCGTCGGCCTGCTGGTGGACGAAGTGCTCGGCCTGCAGCATTTTGCCCTGGATACCTTGGAGCTTTCGCCACCACAGCCGCTGATCCGCGCCGCTGTACGATTCGTTCAGGGGCATTTCCCGCGTGAGCGCAACTGGGCCATCTTCAGCCCCTTCGCCCTGGCCCAGGCGCCGGGCTTTCTCGACGTGGCGCTATAG
- a CDS encoding methyl-accepting chemotaxis protein, protein MTPRTRSIAQITVLFVVLILSIILLFANFAYLNTQSNHDKQYIGHAGELRVLSQRIAKNATEAATGKALAFKLLSDARNDFEQRWSYLREGDKSTGLPAAPAAVKDEMEAVRQDWENLRKDTDIILASEQTVLSLHQVAATLAETVPQLQVEYEKVVEVLLQSGAPASQVVVAQRQLLLAERILGSVNTVLAGDDAAAQAADAFGRDASRFGQVLEGMLAGNPAIQVTRVEDADARARLAEIAELFQFVAGSVDEILETSPELFRVREAAGNIFSLSQTLLDEASHLANGFENLAAGRTLDTVGGYVLGLLALASIILIGLVMVRATHRQLQETAEKNERNQQAIMRLLDEIEELADGDLTVTVSVTEDFTGAIADSINYSVDQLRDLVATINHSAEQVAAAVQDTQNTARQLAKASEHQAEQISEASEAVGDMVESIDRVSAHAYESAKVAERSVAIANKGNEVVHNTINGMDNIREQIQDTAKRIKRLGESSQEIGDIVSLIDDIADQTNILALNAAIQASLAGEAGRGFAVVADEVQRLAERSSSATRQIEALVRTIQADTNEAVISMEQTTAEVVRGARLAQDAGVALAEIEGVSQNLAELIHSISDAAQLQTSSAGQISHTMSVIQQITAQTSAGSGATADSIRHLARMASEMRRSVSGFTLPAPAERR, encoded by the coding sequence ATGACCCCGCGCACGCGCAGCATCGCTCAGATCACTGTGCTGTTTGTAGTGCTGATCCTGTCGATCATCCTGCTGTTCGCCAATTTTGCGTACCTCAACACCCAGTCCAATCACGACAAGCAGTACATCGGCCATGCCGGCGAGTTGCGCGTGCTGTCGCAGCGCATCGCCAAGAACGCCACCGAGGCTGCTACCGGCAAGGCGTTGGCCTTCAAACTGCTCTCGGATGCGCGCAACGATTTCGAGCAGCGCTGGAGCTACCTGCGCGAAGGTGACAAGTCCACTGGCCTGCCAGCGGCGCCCGCCGCCGTGAAGGATGAAATGGAGGCGGTGCGACAGGACTGGGAAAACCTGCGCAAGGACACCGATATCATCCTGGCCAGCGAGCAGACCGTGCTATCGCTGCATCAGGTGGCGGCGACCCTGGCAGAAACCGTACCGCAGCTGCAGGTCGAGTATGAAAAGGTTGTGGAGGTCTTGCTGCAGAGTGGGGCACCGGCCAGCCAGGTGGTGGTAGCCCAACGCCAGTTGCTGCTCGCAGAACGCATTCTGGGGTCGGTCAACACGGTGCTGGCTGGCGACGACGCAGCCGCCCAGGCCGCCGATGCCTTCGGCCGCGATGCCAGCCGGTTTGGTCAGGTGCTCGAAGGCATGCTGGCCGGCAACCCGGCGATTCAGGTGACACGCGTCGAGGATGCCGACGCACGTGCGCGTCTGGCCGAAATCGCCGAACTGTTCCAGTTCGTCGCCGGTTCAGTCGATGAAATCCTCGAAACTTCGCCCGAGCTGTTCCGCGTTCGCGAAGCGGCCGGGAACATTTTCAGCCTGTCGCAAACTTTGCTCGACGAAGCCTCGCACCTTGCCAACGGCTTCGAGAACCTGGCAGCCGGGCGTACCCTCGATACCGTCGGTGGCTATGTACTGGGGCTGTTGGCGCTGGCCTCGATCATCCTGATCGGCCTGGTGATGGTGCGGGCAACCCATCGTCAACTGCAGGAAACCGCCGAGAAAAATGAGCGCAATCAGCAAGCGATCATGCGTCTGCTCGATGAGATCGAAGAGCTCGCCGACGGTGACCTGACCGTGACCGTGTCAGTGACCGAGGACTTCACCGGTGCCATCGCCGATTCGATCAACTATTCCGTCGACCAATTGCGCGACCTGGTGGCCACCATCAACCACAGCGCCGAGCAAGTGGCTGCCGCAGTGCAGGACACGCAAAACACTGCCCGCCAGCTGGCTAAAGCCTCAGAGCACCAGGCCGAGCAGATCAGTGAGGCGTCAGAGGCTGTGGGCGACATGGTCGAATCGATCGACCGGGTTTCCGCGCATGCCTACGAGTCGGCCAAGGTGGCCGAGCGTTCGGTGGCGATCGCCAACAAGGGCAACGAGGTGGTGCATAACACCATCAACGGCATGGACAACATCCGCGAGCAGATTCAGGACACCGCCAAGCGGATCAAGCGTCTGGGTGAATCTTCCCAGGAAATCGGCGACATCGTGAGCCTGATCGACGACATTGCCGACCAGACCAACATTCTCGCTCTGAATGCCGCCATCCAGGCCTCGCTGGCGGGGGAGGCCGGTCGTGGGTTTGCCGTGGTGGCCGATGAAGTCCAGCGCCTGGCTGAGCGTTCGTCTTCGGCGACGCGGCAGATCGAGGCACTGGTACGCACCATTCAGGCCGATACCAATGAGGCAGTGATCTCCATGGAACAGACCACCGCCGAGGTCGTGCGTGGCGCACGCCTGGCGCAGGACGCCGGGGTGGCGCTGGCCGAAATCGAAGGGGTGTCGCAGAACCTCGCCGAACTTATCCACAGTATCTCCGACGCCGCCCAGTTGCAGACCTCTTCGGCCGGGCAGATTTCCCACACCATGTCGGTCATACAGCAGATTACCGCGCAGACCTCCGCTGGCTCCGGTGCCACCGCCGACAGTATCCGCCACCTGGCGCGGATGGCCAGCGAGATGCGCCGCTCCGTGTCCGGTTTCACCCTGCCGGCACCAGCCGAGCGGCGCTGA